The following nucleotide sequence is from Phycisphaera sp..
CAGGGCGGGTACGGTCGCGGCGGTCGGCAGCGGATCGAGACCGACACGGTCGAGTTCCTCAGCGGCGTGCGGATGGGCATGACGCTGGGCTCGCCCATCGCCATGCGCGTGGCCAACAAGGACTCACGCATGGACGACGCCGAGCGGACCCCGCCGGTGTACCGGCCCCGTCCCGGGCACGCCGACCTGGCCGGCTCGCTCAAGTGGCTGACGACCGATTGCCGGGGCACGCTCGAGCGGGCGAGCGCCCGCGAGACGGCGGCCCGCGTGGCGGTGGGGGCACTGGCGCGGGGGCTGCTCAAGCTGTTCGACATCGAGGTCTTCGGCTTCGTGCGCAGCGTGGGCACGGCCGTTTCCGAAGCCGTGGTGACACCGGACAAGCACAAGGAACTGATCAAGGCCCGTAACGCGAGCGAGACGTACTGCCCGGACGCCGACGCGACGAAGAAGCAGATCGACGTGATCCGCCAGGCCAAGGTCGACAAGGACACCGCCGGCGGGCTGTGCGAGGCCCACGTGTTCGGAGTGCCGCCCGGGCTTGGTAGTTGCGTCGACTGGCGGCTGAAGCTCGACGCACGCATCGCCTACGCGGTCATGGGCATCCAGGCGTTCAAGAGCGTCGAGATGGGCATGGGCCGGCGCGTGACCGAACTGCCGGGCTCGCAGGTGCACGACCCGATCCGCTACGACCGTGCCAAGGTCGACGGACCCTCGATGGGCTTCGTGCGAGACACCAACAACGCCGGCGGGGTCGAGGGCGGCATGACCAACGGGCAGCCGGTCGTGGTGACCGGGGCGATGAAGCCGATTTCCACGCTGCTCCGCGGGTTGCCGTCGGTCGACCTGAATACGAAGGAAGCCCAGCAGAGCGACTATGAGCGCAGCGACGTGTGCGCGGTGTCGGCCGCCAGCGTGGTCATGGAGAACGTGGTCGCGTTCGAGATCGCCAGGGCGTTCCTCGACAAGACCGGTGGCGACTCGCTCACCGAGGTGCAGGCGCACCACGGCGCGTACATGGACCTGGTGAAGATCCTGCCGCTCGACCCGCCGATCATGACGATCGCCGGGGATTAGGAATTACGCGGCTTCGCCCGAGCCGAGCTGGCGCATGAGGGCCTCCCACGCAGCGGCGTCGACGTCGTAATGCTTGCGCAGGCCCGCGCTCAGTTGCTCGGTCTCGCAGAGCGCCAGCGTGCATTCGGCCCCGAACGTGGACGAGGCGAATCGCAGGGCGCGCGGGAGTTGCTCGCGTGTCGTGCACAGCACCAGCGATCGGCCGGCGTAGCGGATGGGAATCATCGCGAACTGGGCGGCTTGGCGGCCCGACAGCACGCACAGCACGTGGCTGGGGATCTCGAGGTTGGCCGGGTCGACCCATTCGGCGATGGCGCTGTACTGCTCGGCCCAGACGGTTTCGATCTCGTCCTGGGAGATCTCGAACATCTTCTCGGCCAGCTCGCCGAAGGGGCGGTTGGTCCCACGCTGGGCGCGGAGCACCTGGTCGCGCTGGGTCTCGCTCAGGATGCCCTTGTCGATCAGAATCTGGCCCATCGGCTTGGACATGACGCAACCCTCCGGCGCGGCTCGGTCGAGTGGCCGCGTCGGTTCTGGCATCGGGCGTGGACCGCCGATGGGCGAGGGATGTTGGGCGTGAAACATGACCGCCCGAGGGCGCGCGGCGGCGTACATGGCCCGACCGTTGCAGTCGGCACGCTTGGGTGCTTATTCGGACGGGTTGTCCACCGGCTCGATCGTGGACACCAGGCCCTTCGAGCGCAGGCGGTCGCGGTAGAACTCGGCCCGTTCCTTGTGGGTGGTCATCACGTGGGCGGCCCCACGCATGTGGGCCTCGAGCATGATGCGGGCGGCCGGCTTGTAGGCGATGGGCGTGACATCCACCAGGCTCTCGACCACGTAGAGCATGTCGTGCTCATCGTCGTTGTGCAGCAGCACGCGGAAGGGCGGGAGCTGGTCGACGGCAGGGTCGGTGGTGGTTGGGACGGGGATGGTGTCCTGTGTGGTCATCTCGGAGGAGAGTGTACCCGATCGGCGCTCGGGCGCGAGCCCCGGGTGTGCCAGGATGTCGCTACGGGCTATTTCCCGACGCAGAAGCTGGCGAAGATGCGACCGAGAACCTCGTCGGGCGAGACGCGGCCGCCAAGTTCGCCCAGGGCGTCCAAAGCCAGCCGCATTTCGGCAGCAGCGAGTTCGCTATCGATTGGGAGGCCTCGGGGTGGGTCGTTCGCGACGGCGCTTGCCGCACGCGTGAGTGCCTCGGCCACGCGCGAGGCCAGGGCGTGGTGGCGGGGGAGCAAGCCCGCGCTGGCATCCAGGTGGGCCGTATCGATGGCTTCGGCGAGCGCGAGGCGGAGCGTATCGAGGTTCAGCCCGGTGCGCACACTGACGGCGATGGCACCCGGTGCCTCGGTGCCGATCGTGTCGGCCTTGGTGCGCAGGCGGATGGTATTGGTGGCCGCGGCCGGCGAGTCGAAGCTCCCGCTGGGATCACAGAGCAGCACCACGTCGGCGCGCTCCAACGTGGACTCGATCACGGCGCGCACGCTTGCTTGTTCGTCGGTGTCGAGCGGGAGTTCGGCCAGGTCTGGCTCGCCGGGCAGGTCGGCCAGGTCGCAGTCGATGCGGCCGATGGTGGGGTGGTCGAGGGTGAGCGGCTCGATGATGGCGTCGCGGGTGGCGTGTTCGGTTTCCGAGATGACCGCGCGGGTGCGCCCGAGCAGGGCGTTGAAGAGGCTGGTCTTGCCCGCGTTGGGCGCGCCGGCGAGGACCACCAGCGGGCGCGCGGCGGCGTTCTCTCGACCATGGCGGCCCTGGAGTTCGGCTTCGAGCGTGTCGAGCATGGTGGCCAGGCGGCTGCGCAAGTCGCCGGCGTTGATGGGAACAACGTGCTCCTCTTCGGCGAAGTCGGCGGCGGCCTCGACGAGGGCGAGAGTGGATGCCAATCCATCTACGAGCGTTGCGTAGCGCTGGCCCGATTGGCCGGTCAGGAGGCGGTGGGAGGCTTCGAGTTGCTGGTCGGTGACGGCGGCAATAGTGGCGGCGACGCCCTCGGCCTGGTGCAGAGTCAGCCGACCGTTGAGGTACGCGCGGGCGCTGAACTCGCCGGCCTCGGCATGGCGGACGCTGGGAATCGCGAGCAATGCGCGCACGAGGGCCGCGATGAGCGTGGGCGAGCCGGGTGGCAGGAGTTCGACCGTGTCCTCGCCGGTGTATGAGGCCGGGCCGGGCAGGCGGACGGCGAGGGTTGGAAGCTCGCCGATGGGCAGGCTCAGGCGGATCGGGCCGACGCCGCGTGTGCGGTCGATAGGGGTGGTTGCGAGCTTGTCGATACCGTCGAAGGCGTGCGTGCCCGAGAGACGCACCACGGCGCGCACGCCGGGGGCCATGGGCGTGGCCGGTGTGACGATGGTCGAGCTGGTGTCCATCGCTTTGGGTTAGCGGCGGCCCTTGCGGCGGTTCTCGGTCTTCTTGCGGCGGGCACCCAGGGCGCCGCTGGTGGGGCCCTTGGCGGGCCCCTGGCCCCTGGCGGCCTGGATCATTTCCTGGCGTTGCTGGGCGCGTTCCATGAGGCGTTGCATGAAGGTCTTC
It contains:
- the aroC gene encoding chorismate synthase, whose amino-acid sequence is MPTLDYQTAGESHGPGMITIVTGMPAGVPIDEDAINVELSRRQGGYGRGGRQRIETDTVEFLSGVRMGMTLGSPIAMRVANKDSRMDDAERTPPVYRPRPGHADLAGSLKWLTTDCRGTLERASARETAARVAVGALARGLLKLFDIEVFGFVRSVGTAVSEAVVTPDKHKELIKARNASETYCPDADATKKQIDVIRQAKVDKDTAGGLCEAHVFGVPPGLGSCVDWRLKLDARIAYAVMGIQAFKSVEMGMGRRVTELPGSQVHDPIRYDRAKVDGPSMGFVRDTNNAGGVEGGMTNGQPVVVTGAMKPISTLLRGLPSVDLNTKEAQQSDYERSDVCAVSAASVVMENVVAFEIARAFLDKTGGDSLTEVQAHHGAYMDLVKILPLDPPIMTIAGD
- a CDS encoding ATP-dependent Clp protease adaptor ClpS, whose amino-acid sequence is MTTQDTIPVPTTTDPAVDQLPPFRVLLHNDDEHDMLYVVESLVDVTPIAYKPAARIMLEAHMRGAAHVMTTHKERAEFYRDRLRSKGLVSTIEPVDNPSE
- a CDS encoding 50S ribosome-binding GTPase, whose product is MDTSSTIVTPATPMAPGVRAVVRLSGTHAFDGIDKLATTPIDRTRGVGPIRLSLPIGELPTLAVRLPGPASYTGEDTVELLPPGSPTLIAALVRALLAIPSVRHAEAGEFSARAYLNGRLTLHQAEGVAATIAAVTDQQLEASHRLLTGQSGQRYATLVDGLASTLALVEAAADFAEEEHVVPINAGDLRSRLATMLDTLEAELQGRHGRENAAARPLVVLAGAPNAGKTSLFNALLGRTRAVISETEHATRDAIIEPLTLDHPTIGRIDCDLADLPGEPDLAELPLDTDEQASVRAVIESTLERADVVLLCDPSGSFDSPAAATNTIRLRTKADTIGTEAPGAIAVSVRTGLNLDTLRLALAEAIDTAHLDASAGLLPRHHALASRVAEALTRAASAVANDPPRGLPIDSELAAAEMRLALDALGELGGRVSPDEVLGRIFASFCVGK